Proteins encoded together in one Verrucomicrobiia bacterium window:
- a CDS encoding choice-of-anchor D domain-containing protein has translation MRTLLLSLFAAGLSLAPANGQLVGFYPFDDAGNPLQDASGSGNDLTAGAGATDPVYHPEGGLSGGAYFYNGAQNWVVPIDINPGTLSQLTVGAWVRTTSLTSGLRKVIGHDDGGWDRTIGLDNRNPPGETGSPFRYMSFAGSTTHYTPNDVPGPVSTNDWTLLVAAYDEFSSTVTLYVDINANTVGDEVIVATAVDAFFSPGHETAALGNLRPDNVSEGWIGYIDNAFFFDRILTAEEVTRIRNQGTPDLSFVADPNFSAVSVPDLAALPKSPTPHTITLPIRNDGAGQTLNIQAPAISGADASFYQATSFPAQLAPGASGTITVVLDPQGQVGRFEGLLTVLSDDSVQPRTTLDLAATIVPDGSGDPQLVRVSSEPVFGPFITSPRTATFDIRNEGATGTLTITGASLVGPDAAHYTIDAFPDALAPGATGQVRVTFNAQGSTRGSFTASIRFISNDAASRVTLVNLPVTLARPIRPALIGFYPFDDAADPLKDESGGLRHLVETADGFSTPSHDPQGGVEGGAFFFDGSTRLIAPIDINPSVLPELTLGAWVRADNLDSGLRKIMGHDNGGWDRVVGLDNRPAPDAPFRYTAFTGNSPGPLDLPGPESFEDWTFVAATFNQVLNEVVVYVDIDSSTTSDALVSDRATTTHGPGFTTFSIGSINPNSPAEGWVGSIDNVFVYGAILSPEQLTRLRDGRRAAILANDPDPDPDPEPTAPTIESVSHSGTSLTIVWTSGAGVSYSIQYTESLTPAAWTTIGTRMSEGATTTYQDTDAARMGRAAGYYRVVIPAAN, from the coding sequence TTGCGCACCTTACTCCTTTCGCTGTTTGCCGCCGGGTTGTCGCTTGCCCCGGCGAACGGGCAATTGGTCGGCTTCTATCCGTTCGATGACGCCGGGAATCCCCTGCAGGACGCCAGCGGATCCGGCAACGACCTGACCGCGGGAGCCGGCGCGACCGATCCCGTGTACCATCCCGAAGGAGGCCTGAGCGGAGGCGCCTATTTCTACAATGGCGCCCAGAACTGGGTGGTGCCCATCGACATCAATCCCGGCACCCTCAGCCAACTCACCGTGGGCGCCTGGGTTCGAACCACGAGCCTGACGTCGGGCCTGCGCAAGGTCATCGGGCACGACGACGGCGGGTGGGATCGCACGATCGGTCTGGATAACCGGAATCCGCCGGGGGAAACCGGCAGCCCGTTCCGCTACATGTCCTTCGCCGGCAGCACGACCCACTACACGCCGAACGATGTCCCCGGCCCGGTCAGCACCAACGACTGGACCCTGCTCGTCGCCGCCTACGACGAGTTTTCCTCCACGGTCACCCTCTACGTCGATATCAACGCCAACACCGTCGGCGACGAAGTGATCGTTGCCACGGCCGTGGATGCCTTCTTCTCCCCCGGCCACGAAACCGCCGCCCTCGGCAATCTGCGTCCGGACAACGTGAGTGAGGGCTGGATCGGCTACATCGACAACGCCTTCTTCTTCGACCGCATCCTCACCGCCGAGGAAGTCACCCGTATCCGGAATCAGGGAACGCCCGATCTCAGTTTCGTGGCCGACCCGAACTTCTCCGCTGTCTCCGTGCCGGACCTCGCCGCGCTGCCCAAGTCCCCGACCCCCCACACGATCACGCTCCCCATCCGCAACGATGGTGCGGGCCAGACGCTGAACATCCAGGCCCCGGCGATCTCAGGCGCGGACGCCTCGTTCTACCAGGCAACCTCCTTCCCGGCACAACTGGCTCCGGGCGCCTCCGGAACCATCACCGTGGTCCTGGATCCCCAGGGTCAGGTCGGTCGGTTCGAAGGCCTCCTCACCGTGCTCAGCGACGACAGTGTCCAGCCCAGGACAACCCTCGATCTGGCCGCCACAATCGTGCCGGACGGCAGCGGGGACCCGCAATTGGTTCGGGTCTCGTCCGAACCGGTCTTCGGTCCATTCATCACGTCCCCAAGGACCGCGACCTTCGACATCCGGAATGAGGGCGCGACCGGGACACTCACCATCACGGGGGCTTCGTTGGTCGGCCCGGATGCGGCGCACTACACGATCGACGCGTTCCCTGACGCCCTGGCCCCCGGGGCCACGGGCCAGGTCCGCGTCACCTTCAACGCCCAGGGTTCCACCCGGGGTTCCTTCACGGCGTCGATCCGGTTCATCAGCAACGACGCCGCCAGCCGGGTCACGCTGGTGAACCTGCCGGTCACCCTTGCCCGGCCCATCCGACCGGCCCTGATCGGGTTTTATCCGTTCGACGATGCCGCGGATCCGCTCAAGGACGAGAGCGGCGGCCTGCGACATCTTGTGGAAACAGCGGATGGATTCTCGACCCCCTCCCATGACCCGCAGGGCGGCGTCGAGGGCGGCGCGTTTTTCTTCGATGGTTCGACCCGGCTCATCGCCCCGATCGACATCAATCCCAGTGTCCTTCCCGAACTGACCCTGGGTGCATGGGTCCGGGCGGACAACCTGGACTCCGGTCTCCGGAAGATCATGGGCCATGACAATGGTGGCTGGGACCGGGTGGTCGGCCTCGACAACCGGCCCGCGCCGGACGCCCCGTTCCGCTACACGGCCTTCACCGGCAACAGCCCGGGACCGCTCGATCTCCCGGGACCCGAAAGCTTCGAGGACTGGACCTTCGTGGCGGCCACGTTCAACCAGGTCCTCAACGAGGTGGTGGTCTATGTGGACATCGACTCCAGCACCACATCCGATGCCCTGGTCTCGGATCGCGCCACCACGACCCATGGGCCCGGCTTCACCACGTTCTCCATCGGCAGCATCAATCCCAACAGCCCTGCGGAAGGCTGGGTCGGTTCCATCGATAATGTGTTCGTCTATGGCGCCATCCTTTCGCCGGAACAGTTGACCCGCCTCCGGGACGGTCGCCGTGCGGCCATCCTCGCCAATGATCCCGACCCGGACCCGGATCCCGAGCCCACCGCCCCCACGATCGAATCCGTCTCCCACTCGGGAACCAGCCTGACCATCGTGTGGACCAGCGGGGCCGGGGTGTCGTACTCGATCCAGTACACCGAGAGCCTGACGCCCGCCGCGTGGACCACGATCGGCACCCGGATGAGCGAGGGGGCCACGACGACGTATCAGGATACCGATGCCGCCCGAATGGGCCGTGCTGCCGGGTACTACCGGGTGGTGATTCCCGCGGCCAACTGA
- a CDS encoding PQQ-binding-like beta-propeller repeat protein gives MRYRFLLALATACAGAVPLSLPANWPAWRGPSGDGTTAEARFPLHWSAKENVRWRVNLPDRGNSTPVVWDNHVFVTQAIDRTHQRLVLAFDRETGRQLWQAGTFGEPREETHQDNPYAAASPVTDGERVVVTFGSAGVWAFDFEGGILWTRSLGPQRHEWGYSSSPVLHGDRVYVYHGPGEGSKLVALNKRNGRVAWEVLLPEPVPTVRFDGFQGRLPGIIGTFSTPLVVPAGDHHELILAFPESVRAYAPETGRELWRDPGLNPLVYTSPVPVGDAVLAMGGFFGSSLLVRTGGHGDVSRTHRVWHEVRARKNRLGSAVVFDGRAYVFNMEGLMECLDVATGRQLWEERLKGPGPAGGSWSSPTLVGDRIYAVNKSGDTFVLRASPNFEVMATNSIAEPINASPAMSRGDIFLRTWEGLWCLTDRDGLAAR, from the coding sequence ATGCGCTACCGCTTCCTCCTGGCCCTTGCGACGGCCTGTGCCGGGGCCGTCCCCCTTTCCCTCCCCGCCAACTGGCCCGCCTGGCGCGGTCCGAGTGGCGACGGCACGACCGCGGAGGCCCGCTTTCCGCTCCACTGGAGCGCGAAGGAAAACGTCCGCTGGCGGGTAAACCTTCCGGACCGCGGCAATTCAACCCCGGTGGTGTGGGACAACCATGTGTTCGTGACGCAGGCGATCGACCGCACCCACCAGCGTCTGGTGCTGGCCTTCGATCGCGAGACCGGACGCCAGCTCTGGCAGGCCGGCACCTTCGGGGAACCGCGCGAGGAGACCCACCAGGACAATCCTTACGCCGCGGCCTCGCCGGTGACGGACGGCGAACGGGTGGTGGTCACCTTCGGATCGGCAGGCGTGTGGGCGTTCGACTTCGAAGGCGGGATCCTGTGGACCCGCAGCCTGGGCCCGCAACGCCACGAGTGGGGCTACTCGTCGTCGCCCGTCCTGCATGGCGACCGGGTGTACGTGTACCACGGACCCGGCGAAGGCTCGAAGCTGGTGGCCCTGAACAAACGCAACGGTCGCGTTGCCTGGGAGGTTCTCCTCCCCGAACCCGTGCCCACCGTGCGATTCGACGGCTTCCAGGGCCGGCTGCCGGGCATCATCGGCACGTTCAGCACGCCCCTGGTCGTCCCGGCCGGTGACCATCACGAATTGATCCTCGCCTTTCCTGAATCGGTCCGCGCCTACGCTCCGGAGACCGGCCGCGAACTGTGGCGCGATCCCGGATTGAATCCGCTCGTGTACACCTCCCCCGTGCCGGTCGGGGACGCCGTCCTGGCCATGGGCGGCTTCTTCGGCAGCAGCCTGCTGGTTCGCACCGGGGGGCACGGCGATGTCAGCCGGACCCACCGGGTCTGGCACGAGGTGCGGGCCCGCAAGAACCGGCTGGGATCGGCGGTGGTGTTCGATGGCCGCGCCTACGTGTTCAATATGGAGGGTCTGATGGAGTGCCTCGACGTGGCCACCGGTCGCCAGCTCTGGGAGGAGCGCCTCAAGGGTCCCGGACCGGCCGGCGGGTCGTGGTCGTCACCCACCCTCGTCGGCGACCGCATCTACGCCGTGAACAAGAGCGGCGACACCTTCGTGCTGCGGGCCTCACCGAACTTCGAGGTCATGGCCACCAATTCCATCGCCGAACCCATCAACGCCAGTCCGGCCATGTCCCGCGGCGACATCTTCCTCCGGACCTGGGAGGGGCTTTGGTGCCTGACGGACCGGGATGGCCTCGCCGCACGGTAG
- the ispD gene encoding 2-C-methyl-D-erythritol 4-phosphate cytidylyltransferase: protein MVSAILVAAGSGTRFGPDRDKLFLEVAGRPVVAHTWSRLDAVPALGEIIVVVRAGMEPAFEELAAALAPRLPWRLVPGGPERQDSVWNGLQATSPDCEWVAVHDAARPCTPVGTVLDTLAAAREAGAAVTAQRVTDTIKESGDGRWIEHTLDRSRLWAVQTPQIFRRSLLERALEAVKLAGLRVTDDTAACEHIGQRVRLVESRAPNPKVTYPGDVPYIEWLLRAAGSATGQ from the coding sequence ATGGTTTCCGCCATCCTGGTCGCGGCCGGGTCCGGGACACGCTTCGGTCCCGACCGCGACAAGCTGTTCCTCGAAGTCGCCGGCCGGCCGGTGGTGGCCCACACCTGGTCGCGCCTGGATGCCGTCCCGGCGCTCGGCGAGATCATCGTGGTGGTCCGGGCCGGCATGGAACCGGCCTTCGAGGAACTGGCTGCCGCGCTGGCTCCCCGGCTGCCATGGCGCCTCGTCCCCGGGGGGCCCGAACGCCAGGATTCTGTGTGGAACGGTCTCCAGGCCACATCGCCCGACTGCGAATGGGTCGCCGTCCACGACGCCGCCCGCCCATGCACCCCGGTCGGCACAGTCCTCGACACCCTCGCCGCAGCCCGGGAAGCGGGCGCTGCCGTCACCGCCCAGCGGGTGACCGACACGATCAAGGAAAGCGGCGATGGCCGATGGATCGAGCATACCCTGGATCGGTCGCGCCTGTGGGCGGTGCAGACGCCGCAGATCTTCCGACGATCCCTCCTCGAACGGGCGCTGGAGGCCGTGAAATTGGCGGGCCTCCGGGTCACCGACGACACGGCTGCCTGCGAGCATATCGGGCAGCGGGTGCGGCTGGTGGAATCGCGCGCGCCCAACCCCAAGGTCACGTACCCGGGCGACGTTCCCTACATCGAATGGCTCCTGCGGGCGGCTGGAAGCGCGACGGGCCAATGA
- a CDS encoding S41 family peptidase, translated as MILGSVSLLLLVHLVMGVRFYAAEARASDGDNVYPQLAIFSRVLHLIRNDYVDGEDLSYRDLLTAAVRGMLDSLDPHSEFLEPRRFDDLKDDTEGEFGGVGVTISPHGGNITIVDVIENAPGAKAGLVPGDLLVAVEGEPTTGWQLQDVVTRLRGRPGTDVRITTFRPSTDETSDHRLTRAIIPIYTVRDLDGRRNFRLLEDGIGYVQITQFGEKTAGELESALEVMSRAGMKSLILDLRDNPGGLLDSAFRVCDKFLARDQLVVSTVGRRGVKQSEFRSSGRGRYPRLRLAVLVNGGSASASEIVAGCLQDLDRARIFGEQTFGKGSVQSVLPLPDGSALRLTTAKYYTPSNRVIHEQGITPDSIVELSDEEERDLLRRRLPGALDALGPAERERALQTRDLPLERARDYLRGLQILAAERSGRA; from the coding sequence ATGATCCTGGGGTCGGTTTCCCTGCTGCTGCTGGTCCACCTGGTGATGGGCGTCCGCTTCTATGCGGCGGAGGCACGGGCGTCGGACGGCGACAATGTCTATCCCCAGCTCGCCATCTTTTCCCGGGTCCTGCACCTGATCCGCAACGACTACGTGGACGGGGAGGACCTGAGCTATCGGGACCTGCTCACCGCAGCCGTCCGGGGCATGCTGGATTCGCTGGACCCCCACAGCGAGTTCCTCGAACCGCGGCGGTTCGACGATCTCAAGGACGACACGGAGGGGGAGTTCGGGGGCGTGGGCGTGACCATTTCCCCGCACGGCGGGAACATCACCATCGTGGATGTCATCGAGAACGCCCCGGGCGCGAAGGCCGGCCTGGTTCCCGGCGATCTCCTTGTCGCCGTCGAAGGGGAGCCGACCACCGGCTGGCAGCTCCAGGACGTCGTGACCCGCCTTCGCGGACGCCCGGGCACGGATGTCCGCATCACCACCTTCCGACCCAGCACCGACGAGACGAGTGACCACAGGCTGACCCGGGCGATCATTCCGATCTACACGGTACGGGACCTCGACGGGCGACGGAACTTCCGCCTGCTCGAGGACGGCATTGGATACGTCCAGATCACCCAGTTCGGGGAGAAGACGGCGGGCGAACTCGAGAGCGCCCTCGAAGTCATGTCCCGGGCCGGCATGAAATCCCTGATTCTCGATCTGCGCGACAATCCCGGCGGCCTCCTCGATTCGGCGTTCCGTGTGTGCGACAAGTTTCTCGCCCGCGATCAACTGGTCGTCTCCACCGTGGGCCGGCGCGGGGTCAAGCAGAGCGAATTCCGGTCCTCCGGCCGCGGTCGCTACCCCAGGCTGCGCCTCGCGGTGCTCGTCAACGGGGGCAGCGCCAGCGCTTCGGAGATCGTGGCCGGCTGCCTGCAGGACCTCGACCGTGCCCGCATCTTTGGGGAGCAGACCTTCGGCAAAGGATCCGTCCAGAGCGTGCTCCCTCTCCCGGATGGATCGGCCCTCCGCCTGACGACGGCCAAGTACTACACCCCCAGCAACCGCGTCATCCACGAGCAGGGCATCACCCCCGACAGCATCGTCGAACTCTCCGACGAGGAGGAACGGGACCTTCTCCGACGACGCCTGCCCGGGGCCCTGGATGCGCTGGGACCGGCCGAGCGCGAGCGCGCCCTGCAGACCCGCGATCTGCCGCTCGAACGCGCCCGCGACTACCTGCGCGGCCTCCAGATCCTGGCCGCCGAGAGGTCCGGACGCGCCTGA
- the tsaD gene encoding tRNA (adenosine(37)-N6)-threonylcarbamoyltransferase complex transferase subunit TsaD, translated as MRVLAIETSCDETSVAVVSDGAVLANVVSSQTALHAEYGGVVPELAAREHLRNLPPVVRLALEQARLEASQIDAVAATRGPGLPQALLIGVRAAQSFAFARHVPFLGVHHHEAHLFSPWIGGDPLRADFTSFEPGIALIASGGHTVLVHLDTDLRHRVLGSTLDDAAGECFDKVAKLIGLPYPGGPWVDRLAAEGNPEAHPFPRPLLRSHGDDFSFSGLKTSVRTFLDKHPDVAADPAGRRDLCASVQAAIIEVLVGKLVAAAIRLRLSLVSASGGVTCNRGFRALLATEAARHGLRVRLAEPALCTDNAAMVGVLAERRLARGESTPYDAEIRPSWPLDEAWGDPE; from the coding sequence GTGCGCGTCCTTGCCATCGAGACTTCCTGCGACGAGACCAGCGTGGCCGTCGTGAGTGACGGAGCGGTGCTGGCCAATGTGGTCTCCTCCCAGACGGCCCTCCATGCCGAGTATGGGGGAGTCGTTCCGGAACTGGCGGCACGCGAGCACCTGCGAAATCTGCCGCCGGTCGTGAGACTCGCCCTCGAACAGGCCCGGCTGGAGGCGTCGCAGATCGACGCCGTGGCGGCCACCCGCGGCCCCGGGTTGCCGCAGGCCCTGCTGATTGGCGTCCGTGCCGCCCAGTCGTTCGCCTTTGCCCGCCACGTGCCGTTTCTTGGCGTTCACCACCACGAAGCCCATCTCTTCTCGCCCTGGATCGGCGGCGATCCCCTGCGGGCGGACTTCACGTCGTTCGAACCCGGGATCGCCCTGATCGCCAGCGGCGGACACACCGTGCTCGTCCACCTCGACACCGACCTGCGCCATCGCGTGCTGGGATCCACGCTCGATGACGCTGCCGGCGAGTGCTTTGACAAGGTGGCCAAGCTGATCGGCCTGCCGTATCCCGGAGGGCCCTGGGTGGATCGGCTGGCGGCTGAAGGGAATCCCGAAGCCCATCCCTTCCCGCGCCCCCTCCTGCGCAGCCACGGGGACGACTTCAGCTTCTCCGGACTGAAGACCTCCGTCCGGACCTTCCTCGACAAGCACCCGGACGTGGCCGCCGATCCGGCCGGGCGCCGCGACCTCTGCGCCAGTGTGCAGGCCGCCATTATTGAAGTGCTGGTCGGCAAGCTGGTCGCCGCCGCCATCCGGTTGCGGCTGTCGCTGGTCAGCGCGTCGGGAGGTGTCACCTGCAACCGGGGATTCCGTGCCCTGCTGGCCACCGAGGCGGCGCGGCACGGACTGCGGGTGCGACTGGCAGAGCCCGCTCTGTGCACCGACAACGCGGCGATGGTTGGCGTGCTGGCGGAGCGACGGCTGGCCCGGGGCGAAAGCACTCCCTACGACGCCGAAATCCGCCCGAGCTGGCCGCTGGACGAAGCGTGGGGCGACCCCGAGTGA
- a CDS encoding NADH-quinone oxidoreductase subunit A: MSSQLAEYVPVLLLGLVAVGFAAGMLGLSVLLGARSRRTAVKDTPYECGMEPQGEGSARFSVKFYLVAMLFILFDIEVVFLYPWAVVYRELLPESAGMIFGAMASFLGILFVGYIYALKRKAFDWKSST; this comes from the coding sequence ATGTCGTCGCAGTTGGCGGAATACGTGCCGGTTCTCCTGCTGGGCCTGGTGGCGGTGGGTTTCGCAGCGGGGATGCTGGGGCTTTCGGTGCTCCTCGGGGCGCGGTCGCGTCGCACGGCGGTCAAGGACACCCCCTACGAATGCGGCATGGAACCGCAGGGGGAGGGTTCGGCCCGCTTCTCGGTGAAGTTCTATCTGGTGGCGATGCTGTTCATCCTGTTCGACATCGAGGTGGTCTTTCTCTACCCGTGGGCCGTGGTGTACCGGGAGCTGCTGCCCGAAAGCGCGGGGATGATTTTCGGCGCCATGGCGAGCTTCCTCGGCATTCTCTTCGTGGGCTACATCTACGCCCTCAAGCGGAAGGCCTTCGACTGGAAGAGTTCCACCTGA
- a CDS encoding efflux transporter outer membrane subunit: MAGALTAASAAVGPDYQRPETPAPAAYKASEWGDWKPGEPMDHLGRGPWWELFNDPELDRLAVLAAGSNQELRAAMATVEQARAAARIARADLLPAVDAQPGFRRERFSPNQEPDFGAITANTFRVPLDLSYELDLWGRVRRGFESARAEAASRQAALHTVLLTLQADVAQNYFRLRALDAEIAVVRRTLDLRREQVGIVDGRLEAGLGPELDVARARTELAVAEVERAALERQRGELENALAILTGQPPPAFRLAPRPDPLGEAEPEPPLVPAGLPSALLERRPDIAEAERQLAADNARIGIARAAFFPVVRLTGSGGFLSADVESLFQWESRVWSIGPSVSLPLFAGGRHRAGLRQSKARFEESVARYRQRILVAFGEVEDALAALRHLAVQADAQSEALAQSLRARDLAQAGFTTGLTDFLSVIDADREALRNERAIRQIAGQRRIAAVQLIKALGGGWENGPDKVPRDPVAVRP; this comes from the coding sequence ATGGCCGGCGCCCTGACCGCGGCCTCCGCCGCCGTGGGCCCGGACTACCAGCGTCCCGAAACGCCCGCGCCCGCTGCCTACAAGGCCTCCGAATGGGGGGATTGGAAGCCGGGCGAACCCATGGATCACCTGGGCAGGGGCCCATGGTGGGAGTTGTTCAACGATCCGGAACTCGACCGTCTCGCGGTTCTGGCCGCCGGTTCCAACCAGGAACTCCGGGCCGCGATGGCCACAGTCGAACAGGCCCGCGCCGCCGCCCGGATTGCCAGGGCCGACCTCCTTCCCGCCGTGGATGCCCAACCGGGCTTCCGGAGGGAACGGTTTTCCCCCAACCAGGAACCCGACTTCGGCGCCATCACCGCCAACACGTTCCGCGTGCCGCTCGACCTGAGCTACGAACTGGATTTGTGGGGACGCGTGCGGCGCGGTTTCGAAAGCGCCCGCGCCGAGGCCGCGTCCCGCCAGGCCGCCCTGCACACCGTCCTGCTCACACTCCAGGCCGACGTCGCCCAAAACTACTTTCGCCTCCGGGCGCTCGATGCCGAGATCGCCGTCGTGCGCCGGACTCTCGACCTGCGCCGCGAGCAGGTCGGCATCGTGGACGGGCGCCTGGAGGCCGGGTTGGGACCCGAACTCGATGTGGCCCGGGCCCGCACCGAACTGGCCGTGGCCGAGGTGGAACGGGCCGCCCTCGAACGCCAGCGCGGCGAACTCGAGAACGCCCTCGCCATCCTCACCGGCCAGCCGCCCCCGGCGTTCCGCCTCGCGCCCCGCCCCGATCCGTTGGGGGAAGCGGAACCCGAACCGCCGCTCGTTCCCGCCGGCCTGCCCTCGGCCCTCCTCGAGCGGCGCCCGGACATCGCCGAGGCCGAGCGCCAACTGGCGGCGGACAACGCCCGGATTGGCATTGCCCGTGCGGCCTTCTTCCCGGTGGTCCGGCTGACCGGGTCGGGCGGGTTCCTGAGCGCGGATGTGGAAAGCCTGTTCCAGTGGGAAAGCCGCGTCTGGTCCATCGGGCCAAGCGTCTCGCTCCCCCTCTTCGCCGGAGGACGTCACCGCGCCGGGCTTCGACAGTCGAAGGCCCGCTTCGAGGAATCCGTGGCGCGGTATCGGCAGCGGATCCTGGTGGCCTTCGGGGAGGTGGAAGACGCCCTCGCCGCCCTTCGCCACCTGGCGGTCCAGGCGGACGCTCAATCGGAAGCGCTGGCGCAGTCGCTCCGGGCCCGCGACCTGGCCCAGGCAGGCTTCACCACCGGCCTGACCGATTTCCTCAGCGTCATCGATGCCGACCGCGAGGCCCTTCGCAACGAGCGTGCGATTCGGCAGATCGCCGGACAGCGCCGCATCGCCGCCGTCCAGTTGATCAAGGCTCTTGGGGGTGGCTGGGAAAACGGACCCGACAAAGTCCCGCGTGACCCGGTTGCCGTTCGTCCCTAG